The Granulicella arctica genome segment TGTGCCTTTGCCCAGACTTTGCCGAAGCCGATTGAAGTAAAGGTTGTCGTCGTCACGATGTTCGAGGCGGGGGCCGATACGGGAGACGCGCCCGGCGAGTATCAGTACTGGGTGGAGCGTGAGCATTTCGACACGATCATCCCCTTTCCGCAGGGCTATCACGACCTGCGCATGAACAAAGAAGGTGTTCTCGGTATTGTGACTGGCGTGGGAACGGCTCGTGCCGCCGCGAGCATCATGGCTCTCGGCTCTGATCCGCGCTTCGATCTGAGCCATGCCTACTTCCTCGTTGCAGGGATTGCGGGTATCGATCCTGAGATGGGATCGCTAGGCTCAGCCGTTTGGTCCGACAGGATTGTGGATGGCGATCTGGCGCACGAGATCGACGCCCGCGAGATTCCGGCAGGATGGACGACCGGCTATGTTCCCCTTGGCAAGTCGACTCCTTACGAACAGCCACGCGCGGATAGGTTTCCGGGCGGCGATGGCACGGTATATCGACTCAACTCCACGCTGGTGAGCTGGGCTTTTAGCCTAACGAAAGACATGCTGCTTCTCGACACTCCTGACATCGCAGAACGCCGGATGCAGTATGTTGGGGCTGCCGCGCATCGGCCTCCTTTTGTGCTGCGCGGCGACAACCTCTCGGCCAGCACCTTCTGGCATGGCAAGCTGATGAACCAATGGGCTCGTGACTGGGTCAAA includes the following:
- a CDS encoding purine nucleoside permease, which codes for MRLFLTSLLLATATCAFAQTLPKPIEVKVVVVTMFEAGADTGDAPGEYQYWVEREHFDTIIPFPQGYHDLRMNKEGVLGIVTGVGTARAAASIMALGSDPRFDLSHAYFLVAGIAGIDPEMGSLGSAVWSDRIVDGDLAHEIDAREIPAGWTTGYVPLGKSTPYEQPRADRFPGGDGTVYRLNSTLVSWAFSLTKDMLLLDTPDIAERRMQYVGAAAHRPPFVLRGDNLSASTFWHGKLMNQWARDWVKYQTDGKGTYAVCGMEDTGTLQSLTWLAKAHRVDLNRVLVLRTASNYDQQRQGITAAESMAETKITKYSAYLPSLENAYRVGHTIVDNLVANWPQTRDHIPGQ